The Vigna angularis cultivar LongXiaoDou No.4 chromosome 9, ASM1680809v1, whole genome shotgun sequence DNA window TTAATGTCTGCTCCTTTAAGAAATCAATTGGGTGAGTCTTTTTGACAAGAGTTCTTTTTTCTGTACATTGAccaatattttatgaatgagtAATGATTCATGCACACTTTCATAGCACCAAAAAGACTATAAACACTTCATATATACCTAGCAAGAGTAAAAACTATAAGTTTATAgtttatatgatgtgataagaAGAGggagataggaagaaaaaataaGTGTATAATAGGTGTAGATAAATGAAGGTGTCCATGAATCATTACTCATACTTTATTTCCCTTTTATGGGTTTCACTGCTCACTATATAGTGAGAATTAAAGCAGaagatttttagtttttgattcACTACACTATTAACCATATGAGGGGAGAATATAGGCATTGCTATGGTAAAAGGCTAGAAAGAGTAGGTGGCCAAAATTTGCTCTATTGCTTCAGATAATGCTACTAGTTCAGACATTAAAttctatcatattttattttataccaagtaaatgataaatattttctatttcaaactATTGTAAGGCTTTTAAGAAAATATGTACTTTAGATTGACTttatgcattaaatattttaattatttaaaaataatataagtaatttattttaattaaatgatgaTGCTTTTGAAATAAAATCTTTGCCATTTCTTCCTTTGAATATTTTGGTAAGATTCAATGTGTCATGTAAAGGAtagaaaagtaattaaaaagaaaattttctaaaaaatactacaactttaataacaaatgaataaaaaaatgaagaggataagttagagaaaaaaaaattaaaataatgatcaCGAGATctgttgaaaataaaataaaatcatagaatacttaaataaaaacaaaaaaattgaagcatTCAATATAACAATAATTTGCAGTAAAAAACTtgattaaaagtatttaaatttttaaagaaacaaatacttaattaaaatttaagacaacttttttattatattttttccttaataATTCACGCGTAAGTGGAAGTCTTCATAACTAGAATTTGACATTTTGCTTTGCACTCTACAAACGTATGCAAACAGAATACACTACTTCCCGCCCAATTACCGAACACCAAAGAATaccaaacccaaaacccaacACAACAAAAGAACCACACAACACAACCTCGTCTAACTCCGAAATAGAAACAATCCCTTTCCTTCTCCCTCAAACCTAAAAACCTTCTCTAAGCAAAgcatctttctctctctatatcATCACCATGTCTTCCCCTTCTCCACTCACACCAACAAACAAATCCTTACTCCTCAAGCTTTCCTCACCACCAtgccaacaacaacaaaccaaCAAACTTCTCCAGCTCCTCTTCATCTCGAATCGTCGCATGATGTCCCACCGTTACAATATTCGAATCGTGTCCAAATCAAGACTTTGCTGGATCGATCAAATAGTGTGGTGGGACAACGGGTAACTGTTGGTGGATGGATAAAATCTGCCAAGGAAGTTGAGAAAGCGGTTGTGTCATCTTCGTCGTCGTCTATGGCAAGTAATGTCgcagtaaaaaattataaaggcAAGGATGTGTCGTGTGTGGAGATTCTGCAATCGAAGATACCTTTGATAAGGAGCATATTGGATGTATTTGGAGGAAGCGGTTACGTGCAGCGCAAGAAACGTGAGTCTGTTGTGACTGAGCCCAATCATGCAACGCTTTTGCCTCCAAAAGCTTCTATTGTGTATTTGCTTCTCACGGATGGGTCATGCGTTCAAAGCCTTCAGGTTTAATGCTCTGTTTGGTTCTGAAGTTTTTTTTGTTCCTATAATGCGTTTTGAAAGTAAACAATATGAACACACCCAAACACTccattgattaaaatatttaggtACGTAGTCAAAtaatcaaaattcattattgTAAAAACTAACAATTTTAATTACCTGGTTATGAATTTTTATTCGATGAAAATGTAGTTAGAGTCACTGtgttgaaattgaattaaaaagttTGTCGAATGAAAACTTATTTTTGTGTAACCTTATTTTAAAGGGTTAATTAGATTTATGTGAGTTAatcattctttttaaaatattcatagtTGACATATAAATAAGGCAGCTTTCAGAATGAATACAAACTATAACAAAGTCTGTCTGAATTCATGTATTGATTTTGCATAACATAAGGACTTGCTGAATAAAAAAATTCGAAAAcaaatatgatataatttttcaaagtATGTATAATAGTTGTTTTTatcattcatttcttttataaattatttatatttcttttgcaTATTTTTAGTTCGAAAGCCATTTTTTCCTTACAAAAATTACCGTAAAATAAGTAGACCTATTGAACAAAATCAGGAATTAAAAGAAGCATATAACTTCCTTGAAAGTGAAGGCCTTTGATTTCTTATCATCACTctcaaaacataaaagaaaaaacaaaatttagagaATTTTATGCTTAACTTCTACACCTAAATTTCCTTATTTGAAGTTAAATCATTCATTAAGTAGGGAATTTTATGGCTTATTTATGTGTCTAAACTAAAGTTACAAATGGATGGTTTTCATGCGTTTTAAAAAGCAAAGTGGCAAAGTAACTTTTCAAAATCTCATAACCATGAAACACTTTTGTTGTATATGTTTTAATTGaattcttttcatgttttcttgtTGTTTAAAACCTTTCAGGTTGTTGTGGATTCGTCTCTAGCAAGCCCAAGCAGGGTTATGGCTACTGGGACTTGTCTATTAGTGGAAGGTCAGCTAGAACGTACATCAGAAGGGAAGCATGATATTGAGCTTAAAGCtgaaaaaattcttcatattGGAACAGTTGATTTTGACAAGTACCCATTATCAAAGAAACGAATTCCACTAGACACATTGAGAGATTACTCCCACTTTCGCCCTCGAACTACCACGGTGAAATTCAATTTCGGATTATAGTGTCTTGTTCATTTTACACAGCTAGAATTTTTGCATATTAACACATCAGATTTTCTGAAAACTGACATGTGATACGGTAATAGATGAGGTTAGACCAATTTATAGTGTGTAGATTGATGTAAACCTTGCCGTAGGATTGGGTGTTTTGAAAATCATCTCATACAATTGTAAATCATTTTATACCATTTTTCTGGACAAAATTGCAAACTCACATACAATATATTTTAGACTTGGAAACTTTCTCATGACTCACAAATATCCAAACACCATACATCTAAAGAACTAATTGAGTTGTAATGGTAATTCTCAAATCAACTTTTCATTTGATTCCTTCTTCATATTTCTCGATTAGGAACttcaataaatattaacttGAGAACCAACCGTTAGACATGAATTCTAATAGTTGGTTATACTTTCTTAACTGAGATAGCAATTAATGAGATTTGAAGAAGCAAATTTGGTAACAATATTGGTGTTACTAGCAAGaccctttttgtgttttttggTATTAATATAGCATCTTCTTCTacaagaatataaattttaagaactTGATACTTGATTGCATTCTACTGATAATTGTGTGTTTTATGTTAGTTTTGTATGATGAGAAGATTAGCTTTGATCTGGTTGTAGGTGGCAACTTTGATGCGGATTCGTAGTGCTCTCTCTTTTGCAACCCACACGTTTTTCAAGAAACATGAATTTATTGATGTGCAAGTACCCACTATAACGACCACAGACTCAGAAGGATTCAGCAACATGTTTAAGGTTACCACCTTGGATCAGAATCAGAAAgcagagaagaaggagaaactgGAGACTATTTACGAGAATGAAGGTGTTAGCCTTGAACATGTGAAGGCAGCTGTGAAAGAGAAAAGCAACATAGTTGCGCATTTGCAGAGAACTGAGAGCAATAGAGAAGCACTGGCTGCTGCAGTTCAGGATCTGAAGAAAACAAATGACCTGGCATCACAATTGGAAgcaagagaaaagagaaagttaGGAACATCTTTTAAGGATGATAAAGTAGACTCTTCAAATGATTTTTTCCCTTTCCAAACTTATTTGACTGTCTCTGGTCGCTTGCATCTGGAGAGTTATGCATGTGCTCTTGGAAATGTCTACTCTTTTGGACCTAGATTTCTAGTAGATAGAACAGATTCTGCTAAACTTGCTGCAGAAATGTGGATGGTTGAGGTGGAAATGGCTTTTTCTGAGTTAAAGGTATCACTCTCTGTTCATCTGCATTTGCAACATCAGTTTAATTTCTATGCAACCTCATAGTAAATTTTTTACCctgatataaaatattgacaTTATCTCCAATCAAGAACTTTAAGACTTGATTTTCATagctttatttttcttatatactattcgactttcttatttctatttaatgtgtgattttcaatttatatttagattCTTAACCATATCTTTCATAAGTGTGAGTTGAGTTGAGTTTTATCACCGATTTCTACTCCAATAGGACATTTGACTCAATGTTACATAAGGATTGTTACTTAAGTTTGGTTCAACGTTCCTTCAGGTAGTGTTTGATGCATGTATAGAACAGAATGAAACATTCTATACTCTTATGTTCTCTTTTGGTTCCACTACCCATTTTAGTAGAACCAAAATGTTCCAGATTAACACTATGTAAATTCTTGTTTCTTTATAGGAAGGCTTTTTGTTTTGtatcatttagtagcatgaatGCACTTTGTGTTACTTGCAGGATTCCATGAACTGTGCTAGTGACTTTTTCAAGTACCTCTGCAACTGGGTTCTTGAAAATTGCTCTCAGGAAATGGAGTTTGTTCGTAAAAGAATTGACACCACCTGTTCCAATCGTCTTAAGCAGATTATAACAGGTTCTCCTAAAAAGTTGACCTACCATGAAGCTATAGAAGCTCTTAGAAAGGTAGGCAACACTACCAAATCCTATAAACAAATCTCATTTTGACTTTTACCATTATGATCTTTCTTTTCAAAGagaaattaaacttttttcctttttaatgttAACTAGTCATCTTCTCAGactgaagataagaaatatGAAACAAACTTTGAGTCTGGTTTTGTACTCACTTCAGAGCATATAAGGTATACTGATACTTTCATCATATTCTGAATTTTCTGATTTCTAACTAAGAAGAAGTTTTTCCTTCACCATTATCAGTTGCTTATGGTTCTATTTGTTTCTTGACAGCTCTCTCGCTGAAGACATCTTCAAGAATCCGATTATAATATACAATTATCCAAAAGAAGCTAAGCCATTTTACGTTCGCCAGAATGATGATGGAACTGTTGCTGCATTTGACTTGATTGTCCCAAAGGTATGTCCAAATGTGACTACTACTATAGTGCAGTATGTGTTGATAGATTGGCACATTTTTGTGTGTTGAAGTTCTTAAAAACTTTTTGCAGCTTGGAACAGTAATTTCTGGTAGCCAAAACGAGGAACGTCTTAACATGATAAGCTCCAGGTACTGCTTGTGTGATTCTTCTCTCTTTTATGTCCTCATAATAGAAAACTTTCAACCAAATGGTTGATGTATGAGTTGAAAATTGgtaaacttttttctttctcttttgtgtTGAATGGCAGGATTGATGAATTAGGTTTGGAAAGAGAGAAGTATGAATGGTACTTAGACCTTCGTAGGAATGGAACAGTGATTAACTCTGGGTTCACCCTAAGGTTTGATCTTATGGTTCTCTTTGCAACTGGCCTTGCTAATGTCAGGGATGTTATCCCTTTTCCAAGAAGCTATGGCAAAGCCAACAACTGATGAAACTAAGAACATTCAAGTTCCATTTATTGGAATCAAAATTCCAATGTTCATGCATAGAGAGGCTTCTGTAACAACAATTATCATATCAGTTGTTTATTTGTGTGTGCCTGATGTATATAAGGAATGTCCAAGTAATCAAATTTACTCAAGTCTTGTCAAGTTCTTCTTTGTATATTAATTCTCCTAGTTTCTGTTTGATTTACTAcagtttgattttcttttcttttttttaaaaaaaaaaataagatctCAGATTTAAGTTTTACAGATGAAAAATTCTACTCACAGAGGGAACTAGTTTATACAATGTGAGTATTGAAGTTACCTCACAAAAAGGTTTCATTTTagtaataagaaaatgattTCGACTTTAGTGTTGTgtttgtgagaaaaaaaaaagtgtatacaAAATGTGAAACTAAGAATTGTTTGATTTAgactaaaaatagaaaataagtatagtagaaataagaaaaaaatataattaattgggTAGACTAATTAAATAAgcttgaattttatttttattaaatagcCAATTAAAATTACGTGTCATTTATAAaatcttctatttttcttttcttcaaaataatcGTTAAAAACGTGCCTTGAtcaagttaaaatatatatcacaaatatcttctattttcaccaaatattgaattaattaaataataacgAAAGAATTAATATTAATTGGGAATCGCactaaaaatacaaagaataaataatttacaaaataaatataaaaaaacgcATGAGGaaaacttacaaaataaattgaaaaaaatatatatgagaaatttaaatataaagttaaaagtttcatataaaataaaaatacgacacatattataaagaaatatatttatatattctaaaagtttaaaattatttaagataaTATGTTTCTTATATATGATTTGACTCATATCTtttcatatattgaaattttcTGGATTGACCATTTTTATGTCCAATTGAAATACCAAATGAGCCCTCGAGTCTAAGTTTTCACagtgaaaatgaagagttgGAACAAATTATCCATGAGATGGTcgtttatgtttattatttgggccacttccattattatttaataatgcatgtacatttttttctttattgaggaattgaaaattgaaatggaTTATGTGTCGGGTATGGTAAAATTGTACACAAGCTCTACCGAATTAACCACATGCTTCTTTAGTTAAATACAACTCGTTTTCTagataaacttttttttgtaaacacttctaaaagaaataaaataagtgtCTTATAAATGTTCTatggtgaaaaatatttaatttttcttttccttttttatttctaaaagtcTTTATGGAAACATTTGTTCATAATTCTTATGAGGGGAGAGAGTCGAAGGTTTTTAGTATGATAAGAGTGTTGTAGAGTAATTCATCCAACAAATCTAGGTGAAAGTTATAAGAAGAAATATAGAGTGTATCCTTGTCTCTTACCCAACAGGTGGATTTTCAagaaaaactttttttcttgttaaagaGAACTTAAGGACCTAAAAAATAGTTTGAGAGTAgtagttattttaataatgacactcaattattttattcataaaaatgtTCAACTACAAATAGATTTAACATTAACtgagtttattaaaaataccaTCTCTAACAAGATTTTTTAGATCTTCATATGTCTTCTCTTTAATCTTTTGAGTTTATCTACTCATTTGTTTGACGATTAGAGACCACTAGTGGATTCACAATAGAGAGGTCTACAAttctaatagattaaaatatcaaataggGCAAGGTCacttctttctttatttttttgagtttgtttaGCATTTTGAGGCACACATAGTTTTAGAATCCATGTATGTGACTCAAAATAGtttaaaggaaaactttgtttAGTTAGATTGTAATGACATGCTTAGACATTTGATATGATGTCTATATAGGTAGTTAAGAGCATCTTGTGAAAAATAGAGCTCAAAGGAGCAACTATGACATAGGCAATGGTTTAACaaaggtaagggaaa harbors:
- the LOC108318694 gene encoding asparagine--tRNA ligase, cytoplasmic 2 isoform X2 gives rise to the protein MPTTTNQQTSPAPLHLESSHDVPPLQYSNRVQIKTLLDRSNSVVGQRVTVGGWIKSAKEVEKAVVSSSSSSMASNVAVKNYKGKDVSCVEILQSKIPLIRSILDVFGGSGYVQRKKRESVVTEPNHATLLPPKASIVYLLLTDGSCVQSLQVVVDSSLASPSRVMATGTCLLVEGQLERTSEGKHDIELKAEKILHIGTVDFDKYPLSKKRIPLDTLRDYSHFRPRTTTVATLMRIRSALSFATHTFFKKHEFIDVQVPTITTTDSEGFSNMFKVTTLDQNQKAEKKEKLETIYENEGVSLEHVKAAVKEKSNIVAHLQRTESNREALAAAVQDLKKTNDLASQLEAREKRKLGTSFKDDKVDSSNDFFPFQTYLTVSGRLHLESYACALGNVYSFGPRFLVDRTDSAKLAAEMWMVEVEMAFSELKDSMNCASDFFKYLCNWVLENCSQEMEFVRKRIDTTCSNRLKQIITGSPKKLTYHEAIEALRKTEDKKYETNFESGFVLTSEHISSLAEDIFKNPIIIYNYPKEAKPFYVRQNDDGTVAAFDLIVPKLGTVISGSQNEERLNMISSRIDELGLEREKYEWYLDLRRNGTVINSGFTLRFDLMVLFATGLANVRDVIPFPRSYGKANN
- the LOC108318694 gene encoding asparagine--tRNA ligase, cytoplasmic 2 isoform X1 translates to MPTTTNQQTSPAPLHLESSHDVPPLQYSNRVQIKTLLDRSNSVVGQRVTVGGWIKSAKEVEKAVVSSSSSSMASNVAVKNYKGKDVSCVEILQSKIPLIRSILDVFGGSGYVQRKKRESVVTEPNHATLLPPKASIVYLLLTDGSCVQSLQVVVDSSLASPSRVMATGTCLLVEGQLERTSEGKHDIELKAEKILHIGTVDFDKYPLSKKRIPLDTLRDYSHFRPRTTTVATLMRIRSALSFATHTFFKKHEFIDVQVPTITTTDSEGFSNMFKVTTLDQNQKAEKKEKLETIYENEGVSLEHVKAAVKEKSNIVAHLQRTESNREALAAAVQDLKKTNDLASQLEAREKRKLGTSFKDDKVDSSNDFFPFQTYLTVSGRLHLESYACALGNVYSFGPRFLVDRTDSAKLAAEMWMVEVEMAFSELKDSMNCASDFFKYLCNWVLENCSQEMEFVRKRIDTTCSNRLKQIITGSPKKLTYHEAIEALRKSSSQTEDKKYETNFESGFVLTSEHISSLAEDIFKNPIIIYNYPKEAKPFYVRQNDDGTVAAFDLIVPKLGTVISGSQNEERLNMISSRIDELGLEREKYEWYLDLRRNGTVINSGFTLRFDLMVLFATGLANVRDVIPFPRSYGKANN